The DNA segment TCCGCATCGACGGCTCCGCCAGCGAGCTGATCATCAGCAAGTCCAAGCGCGCGATGCTTCCCGGCGGCAAGAGCCTGCTCCAGAAGGGCGAAGGCACCGTGTGGGGCAGCGAAATCACCCCGAAGGTGGCCGCTCCGAAACTGCGTGGTGGCAGCGCCAACACCACTCCTGAAGGTGGCGGTGGAGCCAACCTCGACGTCGAGCAATAATCAACTGATCCCGCCGTCCTTGTGACGGCGGATCAATTCCAACCGGAAGATCCCCCGTGGGTCTTCCGGTTTTCTGTTTCATGAGGTTATGGGGCCATCTGTGTCTTGCCGGTGGACGGTGAGCGGCTAGCTTTGGCGCGTGAACGAAGTCTTACCGATCTCCCCGCCGAGGGCGTGGGCGGAAATTGACCTGGCGGCGATGAAACGGAACCTGGCCGTGGCACGGAAGGCGAGCGGCTGTGCGCTGATGGCGGTGGTGAAGGCCGGGGCCTATGGGCATGGCCTGGAGGATGTGGCTAAGGCGCTTTCAACGGAAGACATCGTCTTTTTCGGTGTGGCGAATGTGGGGGAAGCCCGGCGCATCCGGGAGGCGGGGGTGGACACGCGCATCTACCTCCTCGGTGCGACCTGGAGCGAGGAACGCCCGGAGATCGTGGCGCGGGACTGGACGCCCTGTATTTCTTCCCTGACGGAGGCTGCTCAGTTCGACGCGCTGGCCGCCGCCGCGGGAAAGGTGCTGAAAGTGCATCTGGCCGTGGACACCGGCATGGGGCGCGGCGGCTTCGTCGCGGATCACCTGCCGGAGGTGATGAGGGAACTGGCAGCCCTGCCCAACCTGGAGATCGAGGGACTGGGCTCCCACCTCCCCTCGGCGGATGAGGACGAGGAATTCACCCGGCGGCAGTTCGACCACTACCGTGCGGTCATTTCGGAGCTGGGTGGGCCGGATACCTTCAAGTGGCGGCACCTTTCCAACAGCGCCGGCCTGCTGGGCTATGACGGCACCGTGTGCAATCTCGCCAGGCCGGGCCTCATGCTCTATGGCGTCTCACCGCTGCCCGGGCATCAGGAAAAACTTTCCACCGTCATGTCTCTGAAGTCCCGTGTGACCTTGGTCCGGACCCTGCCCGCCGGGCACGGTGTGTCCTACGGCCGCCAGTTCGTCACCACCCGGCCGACGAAGGTGGCCACCGTGGGCGTGGGCTACGGGGACGGCTACCCCCGCCACATTTCAGGAAAGGGTGGGGAGGTCTGGATCCGTGGCCGCAGGTTCCCCATCCTGGGCCGGGTGACCATGGACCAGACGATGGTGGATGTGACGGATGCGGATGATGATGTCCGCGAAGGGGATGAGGTGGAGATGTTCGGCCCGAACCTGCCCGTGGCCGAGGTCGCGGAAAAGGCGGGCGTGATCGTGTGGGAAGTCTTCACCGGCATCACGCCACGGGTGAAAAGGTGCTATAAGGAGTGATCGGCAACTTTCTATCGTGCCGGGGCCGTGTCAGTCCTCTCCCCGGATTCGATGAGTTCAGCGTCAAAAGGCTGGTCCAGTTTCGTGGGCTTGCCCTTGCTCCTCAGGGTTTTCCGGTCGGTGAAATCCCATTCCCAACATTCTGATTCGGAAGTGCGATGGAAAGCGGGTCCGAAGATCTGAATGGCTTCGAGGTAGGTTTTTGGCCATTCATTTCTCAGGGATGCGTTCAGCATCACCGGCTTCTCCCCTCGATAGGAGCAGAATCGTCCTTCCATGAGTTCGGGGTTCCAACTGGAAGATGGATTGGGATTCACTTCCGCAGGCACTTTCGCCTGCTGGCCCCTCTTTGCCTACCGTGACTGTGATCAAGGTAATTGTTGAATCCTCCAGTTTCGCCTCGAAGGGGGCCTCCAAGCCGCCACCTCCATGGCGGAAGCGTTTTCCATCGCTGAAGTTCCATTCGCGGGCTCCTAATCCAGAAAGACTATGGATGAAAGCAGGCCCGAATATCCGGATCGCCTCGCTGTAAGTTTTGGGTGTGTGTTCCCTTAGTTTTGGATCCAATAAAAGCGGGTTGGGACCCACGTAGAACAGGAAGCGGCCGCCCTCGACTCCCGGCCTGTATTCGAAGTACCAATCGGGCAGGTCAGATCCGGGTAGGCCATTTTGCTCAGCGGCTGTGACCCGGGTGATGAAACCGAAGATGGTGATGATAGTGATCTGAAGGACGCTCATCGTTTGAAATGGTCGAGACCAGCCGCCAGATCGAGATTCTGGGAATGGATGGAACCCGTCACCTATGGGGGCGGGAGATGCGATCCCATTTTGGTGACGGAAAAGGCCACCTTCTGATGTCATCCTCCATTGGCTCCATTCGAATGGCTTTGCGCGGGGCGCAAAAAAAACGCCCGGGCGGACCCGGGCGTTTCTGTGAAAAAGTCCTTTGGTGGACGAGGGATCAATCCCAGCTGTCGCCGCCGCCTTTGTAGCCGCCACCGCCACGGCGATCTCCGCCGTAACCGCCGCCGCCACCTTTGTAGCCGCCGCCACCGCCACGGCGATCTCCGCCGTAACCGCCGCCGCCACCTTTGTAGCCGCCGCCGCCACCGCCACGGCGTTCACCGCCGTAACCGCCGCCGCCGCCGCCACCATAGCCGCCGCCACCGCCGCTGCGGAAGCCGCCTGGCTTGGACTCCTTCGGTTCCGAGGCGTTCACGCGGAGCGCGCGGCCTTGGAATTCGTATCCATTAAGCGCCTCGATGGAAGCGTTCAACTGGCTTTGGTCGCCGAGGGTGACGAAGGCGAATCCCTTGGATCTGCCGGTCTCACGGTCGGTGATGATTTTGACCCGATCAACAGGGCCGTAAGCGGCAAAGAGACCAGTGACGTCTTCTTCGGTAGCGGTGTAGGGCAGGTTGCCCACGTAGATGTCCATTTTCTTCAATTCTAATCACGCCATATTCATCACACTTGCCGGGACCATGACGTGAGGGGACCCGAGCGAAGCGCGTCGTCACGCATCCGGGATGCGCCGACTGGTTGAAGTAATCCGACTTTTCAGTTTGTGGCAAGTACTGAATGAACGGGTATCCGGAGGAATTTTTTTAGGAAATCCGGAGGGGCGTGATTGGTTCTGCTGGCGCTGGGAGCGCCGGTCTTCAGACTGGCATTGGCTTCGCCGGGTCATTGCCTTGGAATCGACCGGCCTTTTTTGACCACGGATCCAGAGAATCACGCGGATTGCGTGGACTCCGGCAGCCAGAGATAGCGCCGCTTGCGGAGACTGCCGCGGAGGAAATGGGGGTCGTCGGGCGGGACGTCCACCTCGTCGATGAAACGTGCGCCGAGGTTCCCGATGGTGCGGATGCTGGCGTGGTTGTCCGGGTCCGTGGTGATGATGAGGCCGATGGGAAAGGTGGCGGCCCACGGGGCGAGCGCGCGGCAGGCCTTTTCCGCGTAGCGGTGGCCGCGTCGCCCCGGCAGGATTTCGTAGCCGACATGGCCGGCGACGAAGGTGACATGGGGCGTGCTGCCGATGCGGAGGTTGATGTGCCCGGCCTCACGACCGCGTGCGTCGCGGATGACGAAGTGGTAGCCGGCGACGAAGCCCTCCGGCGCATTGTCCGGGGTCCTGTGGGAGAAGATGATCTCCACCTCCGCATGGGTGAGCCGTGCGGGTGGTTCCGGGAGGTCATCCATGGCGGGGATCCACGGATCGCCGGGCGGTGGCATCACTGGTGCTGTGCTTTCGTCCACAGGAGGGCGTTGGTGAAACCGAGGCCGAACCGCTGGCCGACCAGATCCTGGGAGTAATCATCCGTGGCGATGTCTCCTTTCGCGAGCTTCCGCAGGTGGGTGGAGGCCTGGCGGAACTGCTCGATGCTTTTCTTCGGCACGGTGTGCGGTGGTTTCGCCTCTTCCAGCACGGCGACCGCTGCATCCACCGCATCCGCGCTGGAGGTGAAGACGGAGGTCACTCCGGGGGACAACTCCGGCTTTCCGCTTTCCGTGGTGGCGGAGAGCGCGCCGCGGAAGGCGCCGGACTGCGCGAAGTAATCCGTCGCCGCCTTTGCCAGTGCGTTGATGGCGGGCTGGTAGGCGGGATCCACCCCGGCGTCCTGGAAGGCGACGGGGATGGCCGGGGTCTTCAGCTCCGTGCCATCCCGGATCTTCGTCGGGTCCGTGATGCCATTGACGACGGAAAGGAATCCCGAGAACCGCTCATGGCCGTAGGCATCCTGCGCGACGATGCCCAGATTCGATCCCGGCTTCAGCTCCACCTCCGGAGTGGACGGGGGCGGAACATCCGCGATGGCGACCACCGGCAGGGGAGGTGGCGGCGCGGGCGGGGCGGAGGCCGTGCCGGAGGGTTTGCGTGATGCCTTGTCGCATCCCGCCAACAGCAGGAGCGCGCCGATGGCCAGAACGATGGGAGAGCGCATGATCCGGAAACATAGATGAATCCGCCGGGAAATCGAGGGTTTGATGAAGGGATGCGGAATCTCCCGATGGGCGGCGTGATTTCTCGACAACTTCCCGGCGGCACGCTGCGATGGACGGCGACATGAACGAAGGGAACATCTATCAGGCACCGACCGAGTCAGGACCATCTTTCGCTCCACAGCCGATTCCCGTCCACAAGCCGGCGATTCTGCAGGTCTTCGGCATCCTCCACCTGCTCGCCGCGGGTTATGGTCTCATCACCGGACTTTGGGGCATATTCATGGCGGTCGCGGGGAACCCGTTCATCAACATGGTCCCGCCCGGACCGGCGCGCGACGCACAGGAGAACATGACCCGGGCCATCCAGCCGATGATGAACATCAATTTGGGGATCACTGCGGTCCTCGTGGTGCTGGTGACCATCGCCGGGATCAAGCTGCTCCGTGCGAAGAAAGATGCTGTGAAGGCGTCCAACCGTTATGCCATCGCTTCGCTTCTTGGGAAAATCGCCGGCGGCGTGCTGGTGTTCATCTACATGGTCCCGGCGCAGCGGCAGATGATGGAGGACCAGCTCGGACAGATGGGCGACCTGCCGGCCGGGATGAAGACGGGCATGGATGCCGCGATGATCGGCGGCGCGATCGGAAGCATCCTCTTCACCTGCCTCTATCCCATCCTGACTCTCATCCTGCTGAACCGCCGCTCCGTGAAAGGTTGGCTGGAACAGTTCGGAAAGTGAGGGGCGAGGGTAGCGTCATGGCTTCGCCATGACGGTGGGGTGGATCGGTGGGATCTTCCGATGCCAGGACGCTATGGATGGCATTCTTTCCTCGCGGAGTCGTGGGGAGGATCTCCGATCATTCGCATGATAAGCAGGGGGGGGAGGCTCATCATCGGTTGGCCGATGGGTTCAGTCCTTGGGATTGTTGAAGACATGCTTGCAGGAGGGGCATTCAATACGGCCCTCCGCGAACAGCGCACCGCCCAAGCCTCCGACGAGACCGCCGCCCACCGCACCGATGGTGCCAAAAACCGCTGCACCAGGAAAGGCGCCGACACCCCCTACGGCAACGCCGGTCCCTGCCCCCGCGTAGGCACCGCCAGCGCCACCGGCTGCAGCGCCGGAGGTGGTTCCTGCCACGATGGACCGCGTTCTGGAGGCTTTCCTTCCTTCCGGAAGAAAGCGTTTGTTGCAGTCAGGACACGGAACACTGCGATTCAACCACAGCAGATATTCCGTACGCTTCTTATGCTCCCTTTCCTCGTGGAGTTGATACTGTTTCCAGGCCAGCAGTCCTGCCATAGCACAAAACGTCACGGTTAAGATGGTTTTCTTCATATCCAAGGGGGTGTTCGGTCCCTCATATATCGGTCT comes from the Luteolibacter sp. SL250 genome and includes:
- the alr gene encoding alanine racemase, with the protein product MNEVLPISPPRAWAEIDLAAMKRNLAVARKASGCALMAVVKAGAYGHGLEDVAKALSTEDIVFFGVANVGEARRIREAGVDTRIYLLGATWSEERPEIVARDWTPCISSLTEAAQFDALAAAAGKVLKVHLAVDTGMGRGGFVADHLPEVMRELAALPNLEIEGLGSHLPSADEDEEFTRRQFDHYRAVISELGGPDTFKWRHLSNSAGLLGYDGTVCNLARPGLMLYGVSPLPGHQEKLSTVMSLKSRVTLVRTLPAGHGVSYGRQFVTTRPTKVATVGVGYGDGYPRHISGKGGEVWIRGRRFPILGRVTMDQTMVDVTDADDDVREGDEVEMFGPNLPVAEVAEKAGVIVWEVFTGITPRVKRCYKE
- a CDS encoding RNA-binding protein, giving the protein MDIYVGNLPYTATEEDVTGLFAAYGPVDRVKIITDRETGRSKGFAFVTLGDQSQLNASIEALNGYEFQGRALRVNASEPKESKPGGFRSGGGGGYGGGGGGGYGGERRGGGGGGYKGGGGGYGGDRRGGGGGYKGGGGGYGGDRRGGGGYKGGGDSWD
- a CDS encoding GNAT family N-acetyltransferase, producing the protein MDDLPEPPARLTHAEVEIIFSHRTPDNAPEGFVAGYHFVIRDARGREAGHINLRIGSTPHVTFVAGHVGYEILPGRRGHRYAEKACRALAPWAATFPIGLIITTDPDNHASIRTIGNLGARFIDEVDVPPDDPHFLRGSLRKRRYLWLPESTQSA